Proteins found in one Stanieria cyanosphaera PCC 7437 genomic segment:
- a CDS encoding DOPA 4,5-dioxygenase family protein produces MEFQDISSIKGYHAHVYFDEATVEQAKALCEEAGKLFGVTVGRMHHRAIGPHPCWSCQLAFNHEQHTDLLTWLALNRNGLTVLIHPLSGNDLKDHTDYASWMGEPQALKLSVLE; encoded by the coding sequence ATGGAATTTCAAGATATCAGTTCGATTAAAGGTTATCACGCTCACGTTTACTTCGACGAAGCGACGGTCGAACAAGCCAAAGCTTTGTGTGAAGAAGCGGGTAAATTATTTGGAGTCACTGTAGGTCGGATGCACCATAGAGCGATCGGCCCTCATCCATGTTGGAGTTGTCAGCTTGCTTTTAATCACGAGCAGCATACAGATTTACTAACTTGGCTAGCCTTAAACAGAAACGGTCTGACAGTATTGATTCACCCTTTATCTGGAAACGACCTAAAAGACCATACTGATTATGCCTCCTGGATGGGAGAACCACAGGCTTTGAAACTGAGCGTGCTTGAGTAG
- the psb34 gene encoding photosystem II assembly protein Psb34, translating into MYTTQLDNGTLNNYAVEPKVTYQEYPTVWEQKNYFKQAAIAASFITAVVLISFAVS; encoded by the coding sequence ATGTACACCACTCAATTGGACAACGGAACTCTTAATAACTACGCTGTTGAACCCAAAGTGACTTATCAAGAATATCCAACAGTGTGGGAACAAAAGAACTATTTTAAACAAGCCGCGATTGCTGCTAGCTTCATTACAGCCGTAGTTTTAATTTCATTTGCAGTCAGCTAA
- a CDS encoding NYN domain-containing protein gives MNRLFIAIYIDLENIPCSKFQLKALIKQLELESNEGNNSAIKPVFSIKKAYGLLDSINTDFKKQLSELGFYMIHTIRIGEKKNRADLFISIDAFESLYLDNPKINRYIFLTSDSDFTVIGEKLRTYGKDVWLVCRKQDRERAILSNAFDKLLYLEDYYESERDAFQKTDNIDEQENDELAKKAFLEVLKTIDPDRLPCNISVIHDRMKLSDPGLDMRNTSFKSFKTLVNFFEGQKTIETQPGEANRPWLLVAIPRADE, from the coding sequence ATGAACAGATTATTTATAGCAATCTATATCGATCTCGAAAACATACCGTGTAGTAAGTTTCAATTAAAAGCTTTAATCAAACAATTAGAATTAGAATCCAATGAAGGCAATAATTCTGCTATCAAGCCCGTTTTCTCGATTAAAAAAGCTTACGGTTTATTAGACTCTATTAATACCGATTTTAAAAAACAACTTTCAGAACTCGGATTTTACATGATTCATACGATCCGAATTGGTGAAAAGAAAAACCGAGCGGATTTGTTTATTAGTATTGACGCTTTCGAGTCTCTATATTTAGATAATCCCAAAATCAATCGCTATATATTTTTAACCAGCGATTCAGATTTTACTGTAATTGGAGAGAAGCTGAGAACTTATGGCAAAGATGTCTGGCTTGTCTGTAGAAAACAAGATAGAGAGCGAGCGATCTTGTCAAACGCCTTCGATAAATTGCTTTACTTAGAAGACTATTATGAATCCGAACGAGATGCCTTTCAAAAAACGGATAACATTGACGAACAAGAGAATGATGAACTTGCCAAAAAAGCTTTTCTTGAAGTACTCAAAACCATCGATCCAGATCGGCTTCCTTGTAATATTTCAGTCATACACGATCGCATGAAATTGTCAGATCCCGGACTCGATATGAGAAATACTAGCTTCAAAAGCTTTAAAACACTGGTTAATTTTTTCGAGGGACAAAAAACGATTGAAACTCAACCAGGAGAAGCCAATCGACCTTGGTTACTTGTTGCTATTCCTCGGGCTGATGAATAA
- a CDS encoding NADPH-dependent FMN reductase, protein MTNLFIPVILGTTRQGRMSEPVALFVEEQVSQWSGVETELIDIRQLHFPIDDAGQEIKAPEFAATCERADGLILVVPEYNHSFPGWLKHVLDTNLEEYIHKAIGICGVSASPFGGTRVIQSLLPVMRELGLVTTFYDLNFGSVNKLFDESGKIIDTEKEAYIRRFERFMKELVWMSTVLRYGRLNVSVEGQQVETVAPNYHANKPCPEIAAKMEAETTDMFLQVTRTQTGKVEVTPVTQKK, encoded by the coding sequence ATGACTAACTTATTTATACCAGTGATTCTCGGCACGACTCGCCAAGGTCGGATGAGCGAACCTGTCGCCTTGTTTGTAGAAGAGCAGGTAAGTCAGTGGAGTGGAGTAGAAACCGAACTTATTGACATTCGCCAGCTTCATTTTCCCATAGATGATGCGGGACAAGAGATTAAAGCTCCTGAGTTTGCTGCTACTTGCGAACGAGCAGATGGATTGATTCTCGTCGTTCCAGAATATAATCACAGCTTCCCTGGTTGGCTCAAGCACGTTCTCGACACCAATTTAGAAGAGTACATCCATAAGGCTATAGGAATTTGTGGAGTTTCTGCCAGTCCGTTTGGAGGGACGCGAGTAATTCAAAGTTTACTACCTGTAATGCGTGAGTTGGGTTTAGTAACCACTTTTTACGACCTCAACTTTGGCAGTGTCAACAAATTATTTGATGAGTCGGGCAAAATTATCGATACAGAAAAAGAAGCCTATATTCGACGCTTTGAACGATTTATGAAAGAGTTGGTTTGGATGTCTACTGTCTTACGCTATGGACGCTTGAATGTCAGTGTTGAAGGGCAGCAAGTTGAAACAGTCGCTCCCAACTATCATGCTAATAAACCCTGTCCTGAAATAGCTGCCAAGATGGAAGCGGAAACGACAGATATGTTTCTGCAAGTAACTCGTACTCAAACAGGAAAAGTTGAAGTTACTCCTGTCACTCAGAAGAAGTAA